In one Candidatus Desulfarcum epimagneticum genomic region, the following are encoded:
- a CDS encoding putative polyketide biosynthesis malonyl CoA-acyl carrier protein transacylase (Evidence 3 : Putative function from multiple computational evidences; Product type e : enzyme): MRRLDEVAAEGAGRSVLSCLYDGAKKKTDPFDCLTFSHPSLFMQQYALSRVLAEWGIEPDFVMGASLGEFVSLAVSGALSAENALRAVIRQARDALENAPPGGMTAVLDDPRLYKASPALYENVSLAGVHFDSHFVISGPPGGLARAAAFLKKKGVVFMSLPVERAFHSSGIRPARASFTRFLKTLPFQRPALPMISCLRAGLMNDISEDYPWEVAEGPVRFMETIQGLEKKGSYLYLDLGPSGTLANFVKANLASDSESSCMALCSPFGGETKRLEEARKTLLKKTRQPKRPKRRDRKMKTCVFPGQGSQKKGMGKSLFVDFKDMTEKAGGILGYDIQELCLENPEKRLGQTQYTQPALYVVNALSWMRKKEDGEPPPDFTAGHSLGEYNALFAAGVFDFETGISLVKERGRLMAGAKDGGMAAVVGLPAEKIEGILKDGGFSDVHLANDNSDRQIVVSGDRDEIKKAGPAFKKAGARYLILPVSGAFHTPFMQKAKEAFARFLESFTFAAPQIPVISNVSAEPYGADQIAGLLTEQIVSPVRWRESVLYLKGQGDMEFEEIGPGKVLTGLIAKIQAPAAPATGDRPGAEKPAKKARKKSAESDAGKPAGPDG; encoded by the coding sequence ATGAGGCGCCTGGACGAAGTGGCCGCTGAGGGCGCGGGGCGCTCCGTCCTGTCCTGCCTGTACGACGGGGCGAAGAAAAAAACCGATCCGTTTGACTGTCTCACCTTTTCCCATCCCTCCCTTTTCATGCAGCAATACGCGCTGTCCCGGGTTTTGGCCGAATGGGGGATTGAGCCGGATTTCGTCATGGGCGCCAGTCTCGGGGAGTTTGTCTCCCTGGCCGTCTCCGGCGCCCTTTCCGCCGAAAACGCCCTTCGGGCGGTCATTCGTCAGGCCCGGGACGCCCTGGAAAACGCCCCTCCCGGGGGAATGACCGCCGTTCTGGATGATCCCCGGCTTTACAAGGCCTCCCCGGCCCTTTATGAAAACGTTTCTTTGGCCGGGGTCCACTTCGATTCTCATTTTGTGATTTCCGGCCCCCCCGGGGGACTGGCGCGCGCGGCGGCGTTTTTAAAGAAAAAAGGCGTCGTCTTCATGTCCCTGCCTGTGGAGCGCGCCTTTCACTCCTCTGGAATCCGTCCGGCCAGGGCGTCATTCACCCGATTTTTGAAAACCCTTCCCTTCCAAAGGCCCGCCCTTCCCATGATCTCATGCTTAAGGGCCGGTCTGATGAACGACATTTCCGAGGATTACCCCTGGGAAGTCGCCGAAGGTCCCGTCCGGTTCATGGAAACCATCCAGGGACTTGAAAAAAAAGGATCGTATCTTTACCTGGACCTGGGGCCCTCCGGGACTCTGGCCAACTTTGTGAAAGCCAATCTGGCTTCGGACTCCGAATCTTCATGCATGGCCCTCTGCTCGCCCTTCGGCGGCGAGACAAAGCGCCTGGAAGAGGCGAGAAAGACGCTTTTGAAAAAAACCCGTCAACCCAAAAGGCCCAAAAGGAGAGACAGAAAAATGAAAACCTGCGTGTTCCCGGGACAGGGTTCCCAGAAAAAAGGAATGGGAAAGTCTTTGTTTGTGGATTTTAAGGATATGACCGAAAAAGCCGGCGGCATACTGGGATATGACATTCAGGAACTGTGCCTGGAAAACCCGGAAAAACGCCTCGGGCAGACCCAATACACCCAGCCGGCCCTGTACGTGGTCAACGCCCTGTCCTGGATGCGGAAAAAAGAAGACGGGGAGCCTCCCCCGGATTTCACGGCGGGGCACAGCCTGGGCGAGTACAACGCGCTTTTTGCCGCCGGGGTCTTTGATTTCGAGACCGGGATTTCACTTGTGAAAGAAAGGGGACGGCTTATGGCCGGGGCCAAAGACGGCGGCATGGCGGCGGTGGTGGGCCTGCCCGCTGAAAAGATTGAGGGAATTCTCAAAGACGGCGGCTTTTCAGACGTCCACCTGGCCAACGACAATTCCGACCGGCAGATCGTGGTGTCCGGGGACCGGGATGAGATCAAAAAGGCGGGGCCCGCTTTCAAAAAGGCCGGGGCAAGGTATCTGATCCTGCCGGTGAGCGGGGCCTTTCACACCCCTTTCATGCAAAAGGCCAAGGAGGCGTTCGCCCGTTTTTTGGAGTCATTCACATTCGCGGCGCCTCAAATACCTGTTATCTCAAATGTTTCGGCCGAACCCTATGGGGCGGATCAAATCGCCGGGCTTTTGACGGAGCAGATCGTGTCTCCGGTTCGCTGGAGGGAAAGCGTTCTGTATTTAAAGGGGCAAGGGGACATGGAATTTGAGGAGATCGGGCCGGGAAAGGTTTTGACGGGGCTCATCGCCAAAATCCAGGCCCCGGCGGCGCCCGCGACCGGGGACCGGCCGGGGGCCGAAAAGCCCGCGAAGAAAGCCCGGAAAAAATCCGCGGAATCCGACGCCGGAAAACCCGCTGGCCCAGACGGATGA
- a CDS encoding conserved hypothetical protein (Evidence 4 : Unknown function but conserved in other organisms) yields MRIYLKEKIGSPALFTGRKRELDSLLKWVEGIKPEISKSKAIISRRKTGKSAVMQRLFNIVFEQNDQVVPFYFEIRETPQWIGDFAREFFFTFISQYIAFKSRSHEYLNYTNDYDTLIEAAKKEGLDFLVKRIEHFESQEKREYFDTLWHTAREAPRAIAQRKDERVLQMIDEFQFINRYIYWDKKKERRASDLAGSYLHTAEYKNAPLLVSGSWVGWLMDDLQKMLPGRFTIFDFGNMPKNEAVEMALNYSEIEQVPITHETARIMADLTEGNPFYISSLFQSEYPDKDFSTQKGILEVLDFETMDKRGGVRGTWMEYIHSATDRINDANGKRIILYICKRRKATRDEIRNDLELSMTDRELEKRLKAFVRSDIIEQGTSNFDYQAVADNIFDKVFRGRYQKEIDGFTPEKIKDEYRVLYKKLQGEYNKYKGEFSEYVIMNHLKHRAYKQNDLYMSMMSNLPDDFEFVEYSTLWSYSASPAHKKDIQVDVFAQAGDDAYSLIGEVKNRKKKFSLTEARAFFAKASEVQTLEDISKTLVFVFSASGFYKTAIDFFVANGMAWSADKRFLE; encoded by the coding sequence ATGCGAATTTATTTAAAAGAGAAAATAGGCAGCCCGGCCCTTTTCACGGGAAGAAAAAGAGAGCTGGACTCTTTGCTGAAATGGGTGGAGGGGATTAAACCGGAGATATCCAAAAGCAAAGCCATTATTTCCAGGAGAAAAACCGGGAAATCCGCTGTGATGCAGCGTCTTTTCAATATTGTGTTTGAGCAAAACGACCAGGTGGTTCCTTTTTATTTTGAAATACGGGAAACGCCTCAATGGATAGGCGATTTTGCCAGGGAGTTTTTTTTCACATTCATAAGCCAATATATCGCGTTTAAATCCAGAAGCCATGAATACCTCAATTATACTAATGATTATGACACATTAATCGAGGCCGCAAAAAAAGAGGGCCTGGATTTTCTGGTTAAACGCATCGAGCATTTTGAAAGCCAGGAAAAAAGAGAATATTTTGACACATTATGGCATACAGCAAGAGAGGCCCCCCGAGCCATCGCCCAGCGCAAAGACGAGCGCGTTCTCCAGATGATTGATGAATTCCAGTTCATAAACCGTTATATTTACTGGGACAAAAAAAAAGAAAGGAGAGCCTCGGACCTTGCGGGGAGCTATCTTCACACCGCCGAATACAAAAACGCGCCCCTGCTGGTGTCCGGAAGCTGGGTGGGATGGCTGATGGATGATCTGCAAAAAATGCTGCCCGGGAGATTCACGATTTTCGATTTCGGCAATATGCCCAAAAACGAGGCCGTTGAGATGGCCCTGAATTATTCGGAAATTGAGCAAGTCCCCATCACCCATGAAACCGCGCGTATCATGGCCGATCTCACTGAGGGCAATCCCTTTTATATCAGCTCTCTTTTCCAGTCTGAATATCCGGACAAAGACTTTTCCACACAAAAAGGAATCCTGGAAGTCCTTGATTTTGAGACAATGGATAAAAGAGGCGGGGTCCGGGGAACATGGATGGAATATATTCATTCCGCCACGGACCGAATCAACGACGCCAATGGAAAAAGAATTATTTTATACATTTGCAAACGCAGAAAAGCGACCCGTGATGAAATACGAAACGATCTCGAGCTTTCCATGACGGACCGGGAGCTGGAAAAACGTTTAAAAGCCTTCGTCAGAAGCGATATCATCGAACAGGGGACCAGCAATTTCGATTATCAGGCCGTGGCCGACAATATATTCGACAAAGTCTTCCGAGGCCGGTATCAGAAAGAGATAGACGGCTTCACTCCCGAGAAAATCAAAGACGAATACCGGGTATTGTATAAAAAACTCCAGGGAGAATACAACAAATACAAGGGCGAGTTTTCCGAGTATGTCATCATGAATCATCTGAAACACCGCGCTTACAAACAAAACGATCTCTACATGTCCATGATGAGCAATCTGCCCGACGATTTCGAATTTGTCGAATATTCGACCCTGTGGTCTTACAGCGCGTCCCCGGCGCATAAAAAAGACATCCAGGTGGATGTGTTCGCCCAGGCGGGCGACGACGCGTATTCTCTTATCGGGGAAGTGAAAAACAGGAAGAAAAAATTTTCCCTCACAGAGGCCAGAGCTTTTTTTGCAAAAGCCTCGGAAGTCCAAACGCTGGAAGATATTTCCAAAACCCTTGTCTTTGTCTTTTCCGCCTCAGGTTTTTACAAAACCGCCATTGATTTTTTTGTCGCAAACGGGATGGCCTGGAGCGCGGACAAACGGTTCCTGGAGTAA
- a CDS encoding hypothetical protein (Evidence 5 : Unknown function) → MNVLFSIKNIKWKQKKIDIHFLSRINQWGGISKPRERERTRIMKESRDNGESALACMKHGIRVDADRADCRDPEIYRKFRPSCLIWFIRKERRRKEKRENP, encoded by the coding sequence TTGAATGTCTTATTTAGCATAAAAAATATAAAATGGAAACAAAAAAAAATTGATATTCATTTTTTGTCCCGAATCAACCAGTGGGGGGGCATCTCCAAACCCCGGGAACGGGAAAGGACGCGCATCATGAAAGAAAGCCGGGACAACGGCGAAAGCGCCCTGGCCTGCATGAAACACGGAATCCGCGTGGACGCGGACCGGGCGGACTGCCGGGATCCGGAGATTTACCGCAAGTTCAGGCCGTCGTGCCTGATCTGGTTCATAAGAAAAGAAAGAAGAAGGAAAGAAAAAAGGGAAAACCCATGA